In Pantoea cypripedii, the following proteins share a genomic window:
- a CDS encoding GNAT family N-acetyltransferase produces the protein MTAEGVIRHASEADFPALSRICLETANAGKDATALYSDPALPGLRFVIPYARFVPDFALVLEQQGEVVGYAVAVPDTRAFEAVLNQQWWPLLQAQYRDYPASAPLDSKILEAILQPDAAADQLVSQWPAHLHINLLPAAQQGGWGRKLIEQLLTLLRQAGVPGVHLGVSLQNEQVCGFYQRLGFTPIVRSNAIYLGQPL, from the coding sequence ATGACGGCTGAAGGTGTTATTCGTCACGCCAGCGAGGCGGATTTTCCCGCGCTCTCGCGTATTTGTTTAGAAACCGCCAATGCCGGGAAAGACGCGACGGCGCTTTATTCTGACCCCGCCCTGCCTGGCCTGCGTTTTGTGATTCCCTACGCCCGTTTCGTGCCTGATTTCGCGCTGGTACTGGAACAGCAGGGAGAGGTCGTCGGCTATGCGGTCGCGGTACCGGATACCCGTGCCTTCGAGGCGGTGCTGAACCAGCAGTGGTGGCCGCTGTTGCAGGCGCAATATCGTGATTACCCGGCCAGCGCCCCGCTCGACAGCAAAATACTGGAGGCCATCCTCCAGCCGGATGCCGCCGCCGATCAGCTGGTGAGCCAATGGCCCGCGCATCTGCACATTAATCTGCTGCCAGCCGCGCAGCAGGGGGGCTGGGGGCGCAAACTGATTGAGCAACTGCTGACGCTGTTGCGCCAGGCCGGTGTGCCTGGCGTGCACCTCGGCGTCAGCCTGCAAAACGAGCAGGTTTGCGGTTTTTATCAGCGCCTTGGTTTCACGCCCATCGTGCGCAGCAACGCCATTTATCTGGGCCAGCCACTTTAA
- a CDS encoding ABC transporter substrate-binding protein, translating to MCDSTVRSQYFHRSLRTLSRLVSAGVLLGAAMASAQAVTLNEWDIYTYPQQTAAVDEAIKVFQQQNPGIVIQRSVHSFEDTRIPLKLALTAGDGPQIAQVNQGGGDMGSLVKDKLLWPLDDYAKTYGWTTRFPDSILKRNRWSDNQDFGSGKLYGVASLGEMVGLYYNKALLDKAGVAVPKTLAELEQAMAKLKAQGTAPMMLGLLDGNMGQQLLSTLWEAQIESSDRKKLDDLIYDVGGTFKDDKLVKAANMMKSWNDKGYLFPGFQGIGQDDAATLFQNGQAAFLVSGTWYLGQFKDNKDIHFAAMPMGAGVQHALMVGGTDLAFSITSTAKTKEQQDAAAKFIDYIVSDEMANRWLKVGFLPASANKNAQIPADNPLLAEAYQVWVALNEHDGLGHYVDWATPTMNAELNQNVQLLLGGRQTADQMVTNFDNNYQRYLKTLKH from the coding sequence ATGTGTGATTCAACTGTACGTTCGCAGTACTTCCATCGCTCTCTGCGCACCTTGTCTCGTCTGGTTTCCGCTGGGGTGTTGCTCGGCGCAGCGATGGCGTCGGCCCAGGCGGTGACCCTGAATGAGTGGGACATTTATACCTATCCGCAGCAGACGGCAGCCGTGGATGAAGCGATTAAAGTGTTCCAGCAACAAAATCCCGGCATTGTCATCCAGCGTTCTGTGCACTCCTTTGAAGATACCCGCATCCCGCTCAAACTGGCGCTGACGGCCGGTGATGGCCCGCAGATCGCCCAGGTTAACCAGGGCGGTGGCGATATGGGGTCGCTGGTGAAAGACAAGTTGCTGTGGCCGCTGGATGATTACGCCAAAACCTACGGCTGGACCACACGCTTCCCGGATTCAATCCTGAAACGCAACCGCTGGTCCGATAATCAGGACTTCGGCAGCGGCAAGCTGTATGGCGTCGCCAGCCTCGGTGAGATGGTCGGCCTGTATTACAACAAAGCGTTGCTGGATAAAGCCGGTGTCGCGGTGCCGAAAACCCTCGCCGAGCTGGAACAGGCGATGGCAAAACTGAAAGCGCAGGGCACCGCACCTATGATGCTGGGGCTGCTGGACGGCAACATGGGCCAGCAACTGCTCAGCACCCTTTGGGAAGCGCAGATTGAAAGCAGCGACCGTAAAAAACTGGATGACCTGATTTACGACGTGGGCGGCACCTTTAAAGACGACAAGCTGGTGAAAGCCGCCAACATGATGAAAAGCTGGAACGACAAAGGCTATTTGTTCCCCGGCTTCCAGGGAATTGGCCAGGATGATGCCGCCACCCTGTTCCAGAACGGTCAGGCCGCCTTCCTGGTGAGCGGCACCTGGTATCTGGGGCAGTTCAAAGATAACAAAGATATTCACTTTGCCGCGATGCCGATGGGTGCGGGTGTGCAGCATGCGCTGATGGTGGGCGGGACTGACCTGGCGTTCTCCATCACCAGCACGGCGAAAACCAAAGAACAGCAGGATGCCGCAGCGAAGTTCATCGATTACATCGTGTCGGATGAGATGGCGAACCGCTGGCTGAAAGTGGGCTTCCTGCCCGCCAGTGCCAACAAAAATGCGCAAATCCCGGCAGATAATCCGCTGCTGGCGGAGGCTTATCAGGTCTGGGTCGCGCTGAATGAACATGATGGTCTCGGCCATTACGTGGACTGGGCGACACCCACCATGAACGCCGAACTGAATCAGAACGTGCAGCTGCTGCTGGGCGGACGGCAAACCGCCGACCAGATGGTCACCAACTTCGACAACAACTATCAACGTTACCTGAAAACCCTGAAGCACTGA
- a CDS encoding carbohydrate ABC transporter permease, whose amino-acid sequence MLNKSAWRNALYLLPAVLVYAVFLLLPLLASLGISFTEWDGISMPIFTGISNYMRMFSDPVFWVALGNNALLMLFYTLLPIGVGLLLCSFLYETRNNKERSLLRIFFFLPYIMPMAVLGVVWRWLYNPAFGPIDQFLRAIGLPQLALSWLGDFTWALPAVGLVATWYFFGFCLVLFMAGLQRMDPSLLEAADLDGSSRRQKFMRITLPSLRPELRIALLLTVIASLKAFDLVYVMTQGGPGTATMVTNIFMYKQGFDLHYFGYASAVAVFSMMIVLLINALIHFAIRERH is encoded by the coding sequence ATGCTGAACAAATCTGCCTGGCGCAATGCGCTCTATCTCCTGCCCGCGGTGCTGGTGTACGCGGTCTTTCTGTTGCTGCCGCTGCTGGCGTCGCTGGGCATCAGTTTTACCGAGTGGGATGGCATCTCGATGCCGATTTTTACCGGCATCAGTAACTACATGCGTATGTTCAGTGACCCGGTGTTTTGGGTGGCGCTCGGCAACAACGCATTGCTGATGTTGTTCTACACCTTGTTGCCGATTGGGGTCGGCCTGCTGCTGTGCAGCTTCCTGTACGAAACGCGTAACAACAAAGAACGCAGCCTGCTGCGTATCTTCTTCTTTCTGCCGTATATCATGCCGATGGCGGTACTCGGTGTGGTGTGGCGCTGGTTGTACAACCCGGCGTTTGGTCCGATCGACCAGTTCCTGCGCGCCATCGGCCTGCCGCAGCTGGCGTTGTCCTGGCTGGGCGATTTCACCTGGGCGTTGCCTGCGGTCGGTCTGGTAGCGACCTGGTACTTCTTTGGTTTTTGCCTGGTGTTGTTTATGGCGGGATTACAACGCATGGACCCGTCGCTGCTGGAAGCGGCCGACCTGGACGGCTCCTCGCGGCGGCAAAAATTTATGCGCATCACCCTGCCGTCACTGCGCCCGGAGCTGCGTATCGCGCTGCTGCTGACGGTGATCGCCAGCCTGAAAGCTTTTGACCTGGTCTACGTGATGACCCAGGGCGGGCCGGGCACCGCAACCATGGTCACCAACATCTTTATGTATAAGCAGGGTTTTGACCTGCACTACTTCGGTTATGCCTCGGCGGTCGCGGTGTTCAGTATGATGATTGTGTTGTTGATCAACGCGTTAATCCACTTTGCTATTCGGGAGCGTCACTGA
- a CDS encoding carbohydrate ABC transporter permease: MRGTPVVSRALIWIVALMTIMPFLMALMTSFKTQMELFQGVFTLPASLNFKNYVTAWQQGHFNVYFMNSVLVVIPVVICSILLGILAGFGFAWLKIPGKKVVAAMLALGMVLPSEAFIIPLYHELRWMGLTNTYLALILPQIALSLPFTTLMIATALQQVPRELVEASVMDGASRRKILWGILVPAIWPTLSTLALLLFIWTWNEFLIPLILVNKDELRTLPIGMMFFQNKNTIDIPVLMAGAMIVILPLVAVFLVFQRKFISGVTEGAVK; the protein is encoded by the coding sequence ATGCGTGGCACGCCAGTAGTTTCTCGTGCGCTTATCTGGATCGTGGCGCTGATGACCATTATGCCGTTCCTGATGGCGCTGATGACCTCATTCAAAACCCAGATGGAGCTGTTCCAGGGCGTCTTTACCTTACCCGCGTCACTCAACTTTAAAAACTACGTCACCGCCTGGCAGCAGGGCCATTTCAACGTTTACTTTATGAACTCGGTGCTGGTGGTGATCCCGGTGGTGATTTGCAGCATCCTGCTCGGTATTCTGGCCGGTTTTGGTTTTGCCTGGCTGAAGATCCCGGGCAAAAAAGTGGTGGCGGCGATGCTGGCGCTGGGCATGGTGCTGCCGAGTGAAGCCTTTATTATCCCGCTGTATCACGAGCTGCGCTGGATGGGGCTGACCAACACCTACCTGGCGCTGATTCTGCCGCAGATTGCGCTGTCGCTGCCGTTCACCACGCTGATGATTGCCACCGCACTGCAACAGGTGCCGCGTGAGCTGGTGGAAGCCTCGGTGATGGATGGCGCATCACGGCGCAAAATTCTGTGGGGCATTCTGGTGCCCGCCATCTGGCCCACGTTATCGACGCTGGCGCTGCTATTGTTTATCTGGACCTGGAACGAATTTCTCATCCCACTGATTCTGGTGAACAAAGATGAGCTGCGCACCTTGCCCATCGGCATGATGTTTTTCCAGAACAAAAACACCATTGATATCCCGGTGCTGATGGCGGGGGCGATGATCGTCATCCTGCCGCTGGTGGCGGTATTCCTGGTGTTCCAGCGTAAATTTATCAGTGGTGTGACCGAAGGCGCAGTGAAATAG
- a CDS encoding glycoside hydrolase family 28 protein, whose translation MQLSLADFHPAADGETLDTACFQRALDQLAQQGGGTLTVPAGRYRLGTVTLGSNLQLHLAAGATLLASQRVEDYQRCLAQSQAELSQHVLLYAVGQRNITLSGKGVIDGDGEAWFAAEKDDQGYRLPRPLRPRIIVFEDCQQVTLQEFSIVQAPMWTVHLVSCRHVHIDHLTIDNSMTMPNTDALDIDSCEAVFVSNSYLSAADDAICIKTTDKPAPLRRAARQIMISNCLLRSYSCAFKIGTETFDDVEDVTVTGCTIFDSNRAIGLLSRDGGCFRRLHFSNLTLACHHAPPCHWGKADALFVSVRARDPAIAPGHIEQLQFTNVSGVMEGAINLHSEKAGQIREVMLSNVQLRQVAAATAEQGHYDVRPPCNPASPTGMGLDNAYKMNSLTGLAYGVAAYPDGLPGVFARGVENLQLHNVTIVRPQPLPAGWHTATCDIAQ comes from the coding sequence ATGCAGCTTTCTCTGGCCGATTTTCATCCCGCCGCCGACGGGGAAACGCTCGATACCGCCTGCTTTCAGCGCGCGCTGGATCAGCTGGCGCAGCAGGGTGGTGGTACGCTCACGGTGCCAGCGGGGCGTTACCGGCTGGGCACCGTCACGCTGGGGTCGAATCTCCAGCTGCATCTGGCGGCGGGGGCAACCTTGCTGGCGAGCCAGAGGGTTGAGGATTATCAGCGTTGCCTGGCGCAGAGTCAGGCGGAGCTGTCGCAGCATGTGCTGCTGTACGCGGTGGGCCAGCGCAATATCACCCTGAGCGGCAAAGGGGTGATCGACGGGGATGGCGAAGCCTGGTTTGCCGCCGAAAAGGATGATCAGGGCTATCGACTGCCGCGCCCGCTACGTCCACGCATCATCGTGTTTGAAGATTGCCAGCAGGTCACGCTACAGGAATTCAGTATCGTGCAGGCACCAATGTGGACCGTGCATCTGGTGAGCTGTCGCCATGTCCATATTGATCATCTTACCATCGATAATTCCATGACCATGCCGAATACCGATGCGCTGGATATCGACAGCTGCGAAGCGGTGTTTGTCAGCAACAGTTACCTGAGCGCGGCAGATGACGCGATCTGCATCAAAACCACCGACAAACCGGCTCCTCTCAGGCGCGCGGCGCGTCAGATTATGATCAGCAACTGCCTGCTGCGCTCGTACAGCTGTGCGTTCAAAATCGGTACCGAAACCTTTGATGACGTGGAAGATGTTACCGTCACCGGCTGTACCATTTTCGACTCCAACCGGGCGATTGGCCTGCTGTCGCGCGACGGTGGTTGTTTCCGTCGTCTGCATTTCAGCAACCTGACGCTGGCCTGCCACCATGCGCCACCGTGCCACTGGGGCAAAGCCGATGCGCTGTTTGTTTCGGTTCGCGCGCGCGATCCGGCGATTGCGCCGGGCCATATCGAACAGCTGCAATTCACTAACGTCAGCGGAGTGATGGAAGGGGCGATTAACCTGCATAGCGAGAAAGCGGGGCAGATCCGTGAGGTGATGCTCAGCAATGTTCAGCTGCGGCAGGTGGCGGCGGCCACGGCGGAGCAGGGGCACTACGATGTGCGCCCGCCCTGTAATCCCGCATCACCCACCGGAATGGGGCTGGATAACGCCTATAAAATGAATAGCCTCACCGGGTTGGCCTATGGTGTGGCGGCCTACCCGGATGGGCTGCCGGGGGTGTTTGCGCGCGGCGTGGAGAACCTGCAACTGCACAATGTCACCATTGTGCGCCCGCAGCCGTTGCCAGCGGGCTGGCATACGGCAACGTGTGATATTGCACAATAA
- a CDS encoding tartrate dehydrogenase, with the protein MSGKTFKIAVIPGDGIGKEVMPEGIRVMDAAAKKFNIPLEWQWFDYASAEYWQQHGKMLPDDWFASLQTFDAIYFGAVGWPEVVPDHVSLWGSLLQFRREFDQYVNLRPVRLMPGVKAPLANRQPGDIDFYVVRENTEGEYSSVGGTMFPGTEREVVIQETVMTRTGVDRILKFAYELAQKRPKKHLTSATKSNGIAITMPYWDSRVEAMSGSYPEVKVDKYHIDILTANFVLHPDWFDVVVASNLFGDILSDLGPACTGTIGIAPSANINPEGKFPSLFEPVHGSAPDIAGLGVANPIGQIWCGAMMLEHLGFAEAGAAVLDAIERTLAAGNSLTRDLGGKASTEELGAAIAAAL; encoded by the coding sequence ATGAGCGGCAAAACATTTAAAATCGCCGTCATCCCTGGCGATGGCATTGGTAAAGAAGTGATGCCGGAAGGCATCCGCGTGATGGACGCGGCAGCGAAAAAATTCAATATCCCGCTGGAGTGGCAGTGGTTTGACTATGCCAGCGCCGAATACTGGCAGCAGCACGGCAAAATGCTGCCGGATGACTGGTTCGCTTCCCTGCAAACCTTTGATGCGATCTACTTCGGTGCCGTGGGCTGGCCAGAGGTGGTGCCGGATCATGTATCACTGTGGGGATCGTTGTTGCAGTTCCGTCGTGAGTTCGACCAGTACGTCAACCTGCGTCCGGTGCGGCTGATGCCGGGTGTCAAAGCGCCGCTGGCCAATCGTCAGCCGGGCGATATTGATTTCTACGTGGTGCGCGAAAACACCGAAGGGGAATACTCCAGCGTGGGCGGCACCATGTTCCCCGGCACCGAGCGTGAAGTGGTGATCCAGGAAACGGTGATGACGCGTACCGGCGTCGATCGCATCCTGAAATTCGCCTACGAACTGGCGCAGAAGCGCCCGAAAAAACACCTGACCTCCGCCACCAAATCCAACGGTATCGCCATTACCATGCCGTACTGGGATAGTCGGGTTGAAGCCATGTCTGGCAGCTACCCGGAGGTAAAGGTCGATAAGTATCATATCGATATTCTCACCGCCAACTTCGTGCTGCACCCGGACTGGTTTGATGTGGTGGTCGCCAGCAACCTGTTTGGCGATATCCTATCGGATCTCGGCCCGGCCTGTACCGGCACCATCGGCATTGCGCCATCGGCCAATATCAACCCGGAAGGCAAATTCCCCAGCCTGTTCGAACCGGTTCACGGCTCCGCGCCGGATATCGCCGGGCTTGGTGTGGCGAACCCGATTGGTCAGATTTGGTGTGGCGCGATGATGCTGGAACACCTCGGCTTTGCTGAAGCGGGTGCGGCGGTGCTGGATGCTATCGAGCGCACGCTGGCGGCGGGCAACAGCCTGACGCGTGACCTCGGTGGCAAAGCCTCGACTGAGGAGCTGGGAGCTGCCATCGCGGCGGCGTTATAA
- a CDS encoding LysR family transcriptional regulator yields MLNKSRESRTSTDDLAFFVRIATLGSLTAAARELGLSLPAVSKRLSQLELRLGVQLLRRTTRRLELTPEGKRYLEGARPLLDQLAELEESVSSQTAVLRGTLNINASFGFGRRHVAPLVSRFAALHPELSLSLQLSSQPLSFLDAHIDIDIRVGEPPDARLMARKLRTNPRVLCCAPAYAERCGLPESVAALAQHNCILLRQYESDFALWRLSNGEQQLTQKVRGTLITNDGEVAMQLAQDGHGILLRSWWDAQHSIHSGELLHVLPAWTAPDGDIFAVWQPQRQLPARISAFVEFLQQELQ; encoded by the coding sequence ATGTTGAATAAAAGTAGAGAATCCCGCACCTCCACCGACGATCTGGCCTTTTTCGTGCGTATCGCCACCCTCGGCAGCCTGACGGCGGCAGCACGCGAGCTGGGGCTGTCGTTACCGGCGGTAAGTAAACGGCTGAGCCAGCTGGAATTGCGTCTTGGCGTGCAGCTGCTGCGCCGTACTACGCGTCGGCTGGAGCTGACGCCTGAGGGCAAACGTTACCTGGAAGGGGCACGTCCGCTGCTGGACCAACTGGCGGAGCTGGAGGAGTCGGTCAGCAGCCAGACCGCCGTGCTGCGCGGTACGCTGAATATCAATGCCTCGTTTGGTTTTGGCCGCCGCCACGTCGCGCCGCTGGTGTCGCGTTTTGCCGCGCTGCACCCGGAGCTGTCACTCAGCCTGCAACTGAGCAGCCAGCCGCTCAGTTTCCTTGATGCACATATCGATATTGATATTCGCGTCGGTGAGCCGCCGGATGCGCGGCTGATGGCACGCAAACTGCGTACCAATCCGCGTGTACTGTGTTGCGCACCTGCCTATGCCGAACGTTGTGGCCTGCCGGAGAGCGTCGCGGCGTTGGCGCAGCACAACTGCATTTTGCTGCGCCAGTACGAAAGCGATTTTGCCCTGTGGCGGCTGAGTAATGGCGAACAGCAGTTAACGCAAAAGGTCCGCGGCACGCTGATCACCAATGACGGCGAGGTGGCGATGCAGCTGGCGCAGGATGGACATGGCATTCTGTTGCGGTCGTGGTGGGATGCGCAGCACAGCATTCACAGTGGCGAGCTGCTGCATGTGCTGCCAGCCTGGACGGCACCAGACGGCGATATCTTTGCCGTCTGGCAACCGCAGCGCCAGCTTCCGGCGCGCATCAGCGCCTTTGTTGAGTTTTTGCAGCAGGAATTACAATAA
- a CDS encoding AAA family ATPase: protein MLTQIHIENFKSYKKQTLHLAPLTLMIGANASGKSNALEAFRFLCWLGQGQKLSVLKYRVEDSEEILRGKISDLGYLSSPQFEIGCSTDDDDWNFFEVEIAVRDSELHIIHETILSPDKKRPLYRIMKPSEGASTLIKVAYNNFSTHGRMPLVNCTDNMLVMSQLASSAIFESGHKKAQKTLPEITEKFQTLLENTLFLDPVPSSMRGDSAPDKKLRGNCANLSGVLYILCQYDELKSSIIDFIKSLPEQDVKDITFFRDRRGQVSLELVESFGGKERTWSVDLLSDGTLRVLAIAAALLSVPEGSTVVIEEVDNGVHPSRARQLLETMRKQASLRGVRLLLSTHNPALMDALPDEALGDVVFCYRDAKAGDSCLVRLADLDDFPGLITQGPLGELVTNGVVDRFVKTASSSEERKQKAMAWLESFQGEKK from the coding sequence ATGTTAACGCAGATTCATATTGAGAATTTTAAAAGCTATAAAAAGCAAACGCTGCATCTGGCACCGCTGACGCTGATGATTGGTGCGAACGCATCAGGTAAGAGCAACGCGCTGGAGGCCTTTCGTTTTCTTTGCTGGTTAGGACAAGGCCAGAAGCTGTCTGTGTTGAAATACCGGGTTGAGGACTCTGAAGAGATATTAAGAGGAAAGATAAGTGATCTGGGGTATCTATCTTCTCCGCAATTTGAAATTGGCTGTAGTACGGATGACGATGACTGGAATTTTTTTGAAGTTGAAATCGCTGTGCGTGATAGTGAGCTACATATTATTCATGAAACGATTCTTTCTCCAGATAAGAAAAGACCGCTTTATAGAATTATGAAACCTTCTGAAGGTGCCAGTACGCTAATTAAAGTTGCCTATAACAATTTTTCTACTCATGGCCGAATGCCGCTGGTTAACTGCACTGATAATATGCTGGTAATGAGTCAGTTGGCCAGTTCTGCCATTTTTGAGTCAGGACATAAGAAAGCACAGAAAACGCTGCCTGAAATAACAGAAAAATTTCAGACGTTACTTGAAAATACGCTGTTTCTTGATCCTGTTCCTTCTTCTATGAGAGGAGACAGTGCGCCGGATAAAAAACTTCGAGGTAACTGTGCGAACCTTTCTGGTGTTTTGTACATTCTTTGTCAATATGATGAATTAAAATCATCGATTATTGATTTTATAAAAAGCTTACCGGAACAGGATGTAAAAGATATTACTTTCTTCAGGGATCGGAGAGGTCAGGTTTCTCTGGAACTGGTTGAGAGTTTTGGTGGGAAAGAACGTACATGGTCGGTTGACCTTCTCTCGGATGGTACTCTGCGCGTGCTGGCTATCGCCGCTGCATTGCTTTCAGTCCCGGAAGGTTCCACTGTCGTTATCGAGGAAGTTGATAACGGTGTACATCCTTCACGCGCGCGGCAATTACTTGAGACTATGCGGAAACAAGCTAGCCTGCGTGGTGTGCGATTGCTGCTATCTACACATAACCCAGCTTTAATGGATGCTTTGCCTGACGAAGCCTTGGGTGATGTTGTGTTTTGTTACCGCGATGCAAAAGCTGGGGATAGCTGCCTGGTCAGGCTGGCTGATTTAGATGATTTTCCGGGTTTAATTACTCAGGGGCCATTAGGTGAGTTAGTGACGAATGGGGTTGTTGACCGTTTCGTGAAAACCGCTTCTTCTTCTGAAGAACGTAAGCAAAAAGCCATGGCGTGGCTGGAAAGTTTTCAGGGAGAGAAGAAGTGA